A stretch of DNA from Micromonospora sp. NBC_01813:
AGAGTCGACTCCTGATCCGGGAAGGGACACGATCGTGCACACGAGACCATTCGGAACGACCGGCATGAAGGTCAGCGCCATCGGTTTGGGCGCCTGGCAGCTGGGCCGCTCATCCCAGTGGCCGGACGGACCGGACGAGGCGCAGGCGGTGCGCATCGTGCACACCGCCCTGGACAACGGGGTCACCTTCATCGACACCGCACCGGGGTACGCCGACGGACGCAGCGAGCTCAACATCGGGCGGGCGTTGGCCGGTCGCCGCCGCGACGAAGCCGTCATCTGCACCAAGTTCGGCTACCTGCCCGACGGCAGCGACAACTGGTCGTCGACCGAGATCGAGGCGTCGGTGCGGCACAGCGCCGAACGGATGAACGTCGACCACGTCGACATCGTCGTGCTGCACAACCCGCCACCGGAGATCCTCGACGGCCGGCGCAGCGACCACTACGAGGTGCTGCAGCGGCTCCAGGACGACGGAGTGATCCGGGCGTACGGTGCCTCGGTCGACTGGAGCGCCGACCTGGACATGGTGCTCGACAGCAGCGCGTCCACCGCGTTCGAGGTGCGGCTGTCCGCGCTGTACCAGGAGCCCTGGCCAGCGGTGGGCCGGGCCCGCGACCGGGGTGCCGGCACGATCGTCAAGGTGCCGCTGGAGTCCGGCTGGCTGTCCGGGCGCCACACCGCGGACAGTGTCTTCACCGACGTACGGGACCGCTGGTCGCGCGACGACATCACACTGCGCGCCGGGCTGGTCGACGAGTTCCGGTCGCTGCTACCCGACGGTGTCAGCCTGCTGTCCGGCGCGTTGCGGTTCCTGCTGAGCTACGACGCGGTGTCGACGGTCATCCCGGGCAGCAAGTCGGTGGCGCAACTGCAGAGCAGCATCGCCGCGGCGGCGGACGGGCCGCTGCCGGCCGAAGCGGTCACCGCCATCCGGGCCTGGTACGACAGCCGACTCGCCGCACGACCGCTGGACTGGTGAGGGAGTCCAGCCCGCCCGGCGTCAACCGCGTTCGAGCAGGTGACCGACCACCTGTGGGGCCAGCATCACCGGGGTGCCGGAGCCGTCGCGTCGCGGATCGACCGGTGGCAGGGCGACGGATTCACCTGACCGGGTCGCACCGACCGGGCGTGACCCGATCCAGGCCAACTCCAGCGCCGTCTCCCCCTTGAGGAACCGGTGCACCCGCACCCCGCCGGTGGCCCGCCCTTTCGCCGGGAACCCCGCGAACGGGGTGACCTTGATCCCGCGTCCGGTCGAGGTGACCACCATCGGCTCCCCGTGCGCCGGATCGTCGGTACGCACCGCCGCGAAGAAGAGCGCCTGCGCGTCGGCGGCGAGGTTGACCCCGACCATCCCCCCGCCCTTGAGCCCTTGCGGGCGGACCAGTTTCGCCGCGAAGCGCAGCATCGAGGCATCGGTGGTCACGAACACCAGGGACTCGGTGCCATCGGTCAACCAGGTGGCACCGACGACCTCGTCACCGTCGCGCAGCCCGATCACCTCGAACTCGTCGGCGCGCACCGGCCAGTCCGGCGCACAGACCTTCACCACGCCCTGCCGGGTGCCGAGGGCGAGCCCCGGGGTGTCGCGTTGAGCGGCCGGCGCCAGGCCGACGACCCGCTCGCCGGCGTGCAGTGGCACGAGCTCGGCGACCGGCATGCCGCCGGACAGCGAGACGGTGCCGGACCGCGCCGGAAGCACCGGCAACGGCAGTACGTCGGTGCGGACCGCCCGCCCGGTGCTGGTGATCAGCAGCACCTGACCTCGTGCGGTCGCCGGCACGACGGACTGGACCGCGTCGTGGCGGGCCCGACTGTTGCGCCGGGCGTCCTCGACGGACTCTTCGCTCTCGGCGACGGTCCGGGCGACCAGCCCGGTCGCGGAGAGGATCACCTGGCACGGGTCGTCGGCGACCTCCAGCGGGCCGGCCGGCACCGACGCGGCCAGCACTTCCTTGAGGTCCCCGTCGATCAGCGTGGTACGCCTCGGCGTGGCGAACTGCTTCGTCACCTGGGCCAACTCGTCGGAGACCACCTTGCGTAGCACCGCCGGGTCGTCCAAGATCCGCGACAGGTCGGTGATCTCGGCGCGCAGCCGGTCCTGCTCGGCTTCCAGCTCGATCCGGTCGAAGCGGGTGAGCCGCCGCAGCGGGGTGTCGAGAATGTACCCGGCCTGCACCTCGGAGAGCCCGAACTCGGCCATCAACGCGTCCCGGGCCGCCTGGGCGTCGTCGCTGGCCCGGATCAACCGCACCACCCGGTCGATGTCCAGCAGGGCGATCAGCAGGCCCTCGACCAGGTGCAGCCGCTCCTGACGCTTGCGCCGCCGGTAGGAGCTGCGCCGGGCGACCACGTCGTAGCGGTGGGCGAGGAAGGCCTCCAGCAACTCCTTGAGCCCCAGGGTGCGCGGCTGCCCGTCGACCAGCACGAGGTTGTTGACGCCGAACGACTGCTCCATCGGGGTGAGCCGGTACAGGTCGGCCAGCAACGCCTGCGGGTTGACGCCGATCTTGCACTCGACGACCAGTCGGGTGCCGTTCTCCCGGTCGGTCAGATCCTTGACGTCGGCGATGCCCTGCAGCCGCTTGGTCTTGTTGACCTCCTCGGTGATCTTTTCGATGATGCGCTCGGTTCCTACGCCGTAGGGCAGCTCGGTGACGGTGATCGCCTGGCGGCCACGGCTGCCTTCCAGCGGACCGATCTGCACCTTGGCGCGCATCCGCACCACGCCCCGGCCGGTCTCGAAGGCGCGTCGCACCTCGTCGAGGCCGAGCAACAGGCCACCGGTGGGCAGGTCGGGACCGGGCACGAACTCCATCAGCTTGTCCAGGTCGGCATCCGGGTGACGGATCAGCCACCGGGCGGCGGCGACCACCTCGCCG
This window harbors:
- a CDS encoding aldo/keto reductase, coding for MHTRPFGTTGMKVSAIGLGAWQLGRSSQWPDGPDEAQAVRIVHTALDNGVTFIDTAPGYADGRSELNIGRALAGRRRDEAVICTKFGYLPDGSDNWSSTEIEASVRHSAERMNVDHVDIVVLHNPPPEILDGRRSDHYEVLQRLQDDGVIRAYGASVDWSADLDMVLDSSASTAFEVRLSALYQEPWPAVGRARDRGAGTIVKVPLESGWLSGRHTADSVFTDVRDRWSRDDITLRAGLVDEFRSLLPDGVSLLSGALRFLLSYDAVSTVIPGSKSVAQLQSSIAAAADGPLPAEAVTAIRAWYDSRLAARPLDW
- a CDS encoding DNA gyrase/topoisomerase IV subunit A, which gives rise to MARSSRNKQSQVDLSAFDQAGARVLDNPLTTEIQDSYLEYAYSVIYSRALPDARDGLKPVHRRILYSMSEQGYRPDRGYVKSARVVGDVMGKFHPHGDTAIYDAMVRLAQHFSLNVPLIDGHGNFGSPDDGPAASRYTEARMSRPAMLLVGELDEDTVDIKPNYDGSLTEPKVLPAAFPNLLVNGASGIAVGMATNMIPHNLGEVVAAARWLIRHPDADLDKLMEFVPGPDLPTGGLLLGLDEVRRAFETGRGVVRMRAKVQIGPLEGSRGRQAITVTELPYGVGTERIIEKITEEVNKTKRLQGIADVKDLTDRENGTRLVVECKIGVNPQALLADLYRLTPMEQSFGVNNLVLVDGQPRTLGLKELLEAFLAHRYDVVARRSSYRRRKRQERLHLVEGLLIALLDIDRVVRLIRASDDAQAARDALMAEFGLSEVQAGYILDTPLRRLTRFDRIELEAEQDRLRAEITDLSRILDDPAVLRKVVSDELAQVTKQFATPRRTTLIDGDLKEVLAASVPAGPLEVADDPCQVILSATGLVARTVAESEESVEDARRNSRARHDAVQSVVPATARGQVLLITSTGRAVRTDVLPLPVLPARSGTVSLSGGMPVAELVPLHAGERVVGLAPAAQRDTPGLALGTRQGVVKVCAPDWPVRADEFEVIGLRDGDEVVGATWLTDGTESLVFVTTDASMLRFAAKLVRPQGLKGGGMVGVNLAADAQALFFAAVRTDDPAHGEPMVVTSTGRGIKVTPFAGFPAKGRATGGVRVHRFLKGETALELAWIGSRPVGATRSGESVALPPVDPRRDGSGTPVMLAPQVVGHLLERG